A single region of the Thioalkalivibrio nitratireducens DSM 14787 genome encodes:
- the ntrB gene encoding nitrate ABC transporter permease, whose amino-acid sequence MSLSLTTIPAAGSPRPDAVPRRDTVSPGPAIAGPAREEPARPADAAVGRPQERIAVDRRFETMVEKLRPLTLAILLPTITFLIVLGAWLFVHQEIAPDFPSPAATFEHGVEMLSDPFYDYGPNDKGVGYQLLYSIGRVLVGFGIAVAVAIPIGILMGLSRTFDRAWQPLIQILRPVSPLAWLPIGLLLFKAVDPSAIFVIFITSIWPTLLNTAAGVRAIPQDYMNVARVLRLSRTELLFKVVLPAIRPYVITGMKLSLGIAWMVIVAAEMLTGGVGIGFYIWDEWNNLKVESIIVAILLIGLVGIVFDTVMTLIQNHFDYERK is encoded by the coding sequence ATGAGCCTCTCTCTTACCACCATTCCGGCCGCCGGATCCCCGCGGCCCGATGCCGTTCCGCGTCGGGACACGGTTTCGCCGGGCCCCGCGATTGCTGGGCCCGCTCGCGAGGAACCGGCCCGGCCTGCCGATGCCGCCGTGGGGCGGCCGCAGGAACGGATCGCGGTGGACCGGCGTTTCGAGACGATGGTCGAGAAACTGCGACCGCTGACCCTCGCGATCCTGCTGCCGACGATCACCTTCCTGATCGTGCTCGGCGCCTGGCTGTTCGTGCACCAGGAAATCGCCCCCGACTTCCCGTCGCCGGCCGCGACCTTCGAACACGGCGTCGAGATGCTGTCGGACCCCTTCTACGACTACGGTCCGAACGACAAGGGCGTGGGCTACCAGTTGCTGTACTCCATCGGCCGGGTCCTGGTCGGTTTCGGCATCGCGGTGGCGGTGGCGATCCCGATCGGCATCCTGATGGGACTGTCGCGGACCTTCGACCGCGCCTGGCAGCCGCTGATCCAGATCCTGCGCCCGGTGTCGCCGCTGGCCTGGCTGCCGATCGGGCTGCTGTTGTTCAAGGCGGTGGACCCGTCGGCGATCTTCGTGATCTTCATCACCAGCATCTGGCCCACACTGCTGAACACCGCGGCCGGGGTGCGCGCGATCCCGCAGGACTACATGAACGTGGCCCGGGTGCTGCGCCTGTCGCGGACCGAGCTGCTGTTCAAGGTCGTACTCCCGGCGATCCGGCCCTACGTGATCACCGGCATGAAGCTGTCGCTCGGCATCGCCTGGATGGTGATCGTCGCGGCCGAGATGCTGACCGGCGGCGTGGGCATCGGCTTCTACATCTGGGACGAGTGGAACAACCTCAAGGTGGAATCGATCATCGTCGCGATCCTGCTGATCGGCCTCGTCGGGATCGTGTTCGACACCGTCATGACCCTGATCCAGAACCATTTCGACTACGAGCGCAAGTGA
- a CDS encoding CmpA/NrtA family ABC transporter substrate-binding protein: protein MNDQKQPGNPSRRRFLGALAAGAGAITLGTHPDFFRAAAWAGGAEGLERTKLSLGFIPLTDCAPLVMAYEKGYFRKYGLDVTVAKEASWANIRDKVSVGELDGGHMLAGMPIAASLGVGATRRPTVTAFSMDLNGNAITVSNDLYDRMLEADPEAMAERPMTARALKKVIDADKAAGREPMTFAMVFPVSTHNYELRYWMAAAGIDPDQDIRLIVIPPPQMVANLRARNIDGYCVGEPWNERAVDAGIGRVVITNYEIWNNNPEKVLGFNQDWVERYPTTHKALLMALIETNRWMDDPANRMEVVETISQRRWVNAPVDVVKMSMTGTFKYAPDEEPRQLPDFNVFYRYAATFPWRSHAEWFLTQMIRWGQVETPIDIRAEAARVYRTDLYREAARALGIAYPTVDHKTEGDRAEPWMLEAASAPIAMGPDRFFDGNRFDPTDLLAYIDGFAVHNRKVAMADLAAMNA, encoded by the coding sequence ATGAACGATCAGAAGCAGCCGGGCAATCCTTCACGGCGTCGATTCCTCGGTGCGCTCGCCGCTGGTGCGGGCGCGATTACGTTGGGTACGCACCCGGACTTCTTCCGCGCCGCGGCCTGGGCGGGGGGTGCCGAAGGCCTGGAACGAACGAAGCTCAGCCTGGGGTTCATCCCGCTGACCGATTGTGCACCGCTGGTGATGGCCTACGAGAAGGGGTACTTCAGGAAATACGGCCTCGACGTGACGGTGGCGAAGGAGGCCTCCTGGGCCAATATCCGCGACAAGGTCTCCGTCGGAGAACTGGATGGCGGGCACATGTTGGCGGGCATGCCGATCGCGGCCAGTCTCGGCGTGGGCGCGACGCGCAGGCCGACCGTCACCGCGTTCAGCATGGACCTGAACGGCAATGCCATCACGGTCTCGAACGACCTGTACGACCGGATGCTGGAGGCCGACCCGGAGGCGATGGCCGAGCGCCCGATGACCGCCCGCGCGCTGAAGAAGGTGATCGACGCCGACAAGGCCGCGGGACGCGAGCCGATGACCTTCGCGATGGTGTTCCCGGTGTCGACTCACAACTACGAGCTGCGCTACTGGATGGCCGCCGCCGGCATCGACCCGGACCAGGACATCCGGCTGATCGTGATCCCGCCGCCGCAGATGGTCGCGAACCTGCGCGCGCGCAACATCGATGGCTACTGCGTCGGCGAGCCCTGGAACGAGCGCGCGGTGGACGCCGGGATCGGGCGGGTAGTGATCACCAACTACGAGATCTGGAACAACAATCCCGAGAAGGTGCTGGGGTTCAACCAGGACTGGGTGGAACGGTACCCGACCACCCACAAGGCGCTGCTGATGGCGCTGATCGAGACCAACCGCTGGATGGATGATCCGGCCAACCGCATGGAGGTGGTCGAGACGATCTCGCAGAGGCGCTGGGTGAATGCCCCGGTGGACGTGGTGAAGATGTCGATGACCGGCACCTTCAAGTACGCGCCCGACGAGGAACCGCGCCAGCTCCCGGACTTCAACGTCTTCTACCGCTATGCCGCCACCTTCCCCTGGCGCTCCCACGCCGAGTGGTTCCTGACCCAGATGATCCGCTGGGGCCAGGTCGAGACGCCGATCGACATCCGTGCCGAGGCGGCCCGCGTGTACCGCACCGACCTCTACCGCGAGGCGGCGCGGGCGCTGGGCATCGCGTATCCGACCGTGGACCACAAGACCGAGGGCGACCGTGCCGAGCCCTGGATGCTCGAGGCCGCGAGCGCGCCGATTGCGATGGGCCCGGACCGGTTCTTCGACGGCAACCGCTTCGACCCGACCGATCTGCTCGCGTACATCGACGGCTTCGCAGTGCACAACCGCAAGGTCGCGATGGCCGATCTCGCCGCGATGAACGCCTGA
- a CDS encoding nitrate regulatory protein, whose product MDTAERSALEFLVAARRCEVAALEQLAQAVQLVAVVRALMHSLQRERGASNLYLGSSGRRYGERLQQYREDSERAQASFLEHLSTWLNPGSRGLQCSRLLGGIALAVDGLSRLPELRAAILRQDVDAPEVIERFTELLGHLLGVVFEAADTAVDPEVSRALVALFNLMQGKELSGQERAIGVAGFSRGWGDETLRQSLVHRIDAQERCFRIFTEFCDEDSLRLWQECQTVPHTAELERLRRIACTGSRDGLLEGSLDLAELWFAQATHRIDALWGVEEQLEAHLRGLCERRLLEVRAVLEDATALTGGGEADSRGREQPSAVILGRPLPVTGEAGAARLIELERQRLEGNGGLLQTSLMDLVHVQSRQLHAIADELTAAREALAERKLIERAKSLLMKHRNLSEEQAYRLLRQTAMNQNRRLAEVAEATVAMADVLASPVT is encoded by the coding sequence ATGGACACGGCGGAACGCAGCGCACTGGAGTTTCTGGTTGCGGCGCGGCGCTGCGAGGTGGCGGCGCTGGAGCAGCTCGCGCAGGCGGTGCAACTGGTCGCGGTCGTTCGCGCGCTGATGCACAGCCTGCAGCGCGAACGTGGGGCGTCGAACCTGTACCTCGGGTCATCTGGCCGTCGGTACGGCGAACGGCTCCAGCAGTACCGCGAAGATTCGGAACGGGCCCAGGCCAGTTTTCTGGAGCACCTGTCGACCTGGTTGAATCCGGGATCCCGCGGGTTGCAGTGTAGCCGCCTGCTCGGTGGCATCGCGCTGGCGGTGGACGGGCTTTCGCGGCTCCCCGAGTTGCGTGCTGCGATCCTGCGGCAGGATGTCGACGCGCCCGAGGTGATCGAGCGGTTCACCGAACTGCTCGGCCACCTTCTGGGGGTGGTGTTCGAGGCGGCCGACACGGCCGTGGATCCGGAGGTGTCCCGAGCACTCGTTGCGTTGTTCAACCTGATGCAGGGGAAAGAACTTTCGGGCCAGGAGCGCGCGATCGGCGTGGCAGGGTTCAGCCGCGGCTGGGGCGACGAGACGCTGCGCCAATCGCTGGTGCACCGCATCGATGCCCAGGAGCGCTGCTTCCGGATCTTCACCGAGTTCTGCGACGAGGATTCGCTGCGTCTCTGGCAGGAGTGCCAGACCGTGCCCCACACGGCCGAACTGGAACGGCTGCGCCGGATCGCCTGTACCGGCAGCCGGGATGGACTGCTAGAAGGATCGCTGGACCTCGCCGAACTCTGGTTCGCCCAGGCGACCCATCGCATCGACGCGTTGTGGGGGGTAGAGGAGCAACTGGAGGCCCATTTGCGCGGCCTCTGCGAGCGCCGGCTTTTGGAAGTGCGCGCGGTTCTGGAGGATGCAACCGCGTTGACGGGCGGTGGGGAAGCCGATTCCCGCGGGCGGGAACAGCCATCGGCGGTGATCCTCGGCAGGCCGCTGCCGGTCACTGGCGAGGCGGGTGCGGCACGGTTGATCGAGCTGGAACGCCAGCGGCTGGAGGGCAACGGTGGCCTGCTGCAGACCTCGTTGATGGACCTGGTGCATGTCCAGTCGCGGCAGTTGCACGCGATCGCGGACGAGCTGACCGCAGCGCGCGAGGCGCTGGCCGAGCGCAAGCTGATCGAGCGGGCGAAGTCTCTGCTGATGAAGCACCGCAACCTGTCCGAGGAGCAGGCCTACCGTCTGCTGCGCCAGACGGCGATGAACCAGAACCGGAGGCTTGCCGAGGTCGCGGAAGCGACCGTGGCCATGGCCGATGTGCTGGCCTCCCCGGTCACGTAG
- a CDS encoding NUDIX domain-containing protein produces MRNPEDDHLYEATLSSETVFDGVVIKLFRDRIRLPDGSEGIREYIRHPGAVLIVAQLPDTRLLFVRQFRYALGRSVLELPAGRIDPGEAPGDCARRELLEETGYEARDWRPLGSIHTCVGYSDERIDVYLARELTEVGAEPDDGEFLEILSLTPDAAEQAARDGRVTDAKTLSALFLALPHLRG; encoded by the coding sequence ATGCGCAACCCCGAAGACGATCACCTGTACGAGGCGACCCTCTCCTCGGAGACCGTGTTCGACGGCGTAGTGATCAAGCTTTTCCGCGACCGCATTCGCCTGCCCGACGGGAGCGAAGGAATACGCGAATACATCCGGCACCCGGGTGCGGTGCTGATTGTCGCCCAACTCCCGGACACCCGCCTGCTGTTCGTTCGCCAGTTCCGCTATGCCCTGGGGCGTTCCGTGCTCGAACTGCCCGCGGGGCGCATCGATCCCGGTGAGGCGCCTGGCGACTGCGCTCGCCGCGAGTTGCTGGAAGAGACCGGCTACGAAGCCCGGGACTGGCGGCCGCTCGGGTCGATTCACACCTGCGTCGGCTACTCCGACGAGCGGATCGACGTGTACTTGGCCCGCGAGCTGACCGAGGTCGGCGCCGAGCCCGACGACGGCGAGTTTCTGGAGATTCTCAGCCTGACTCCGGACGCCGCCGAACAGGCGGCCCGGGACGGGCGCGTCACCGACGCCAAGACACTTTCCGCGCTGTTCCTGGCGCTGCCGCACCTACGCGGCTGA
- a CDS encoding DUF2007 domain-containing protein, producing the protein MKTVYTAADPIMAGFIEGVLQNAGIQAHVLQAGLYGAAGEIPPNECWARVVVVHEEQAEQARAVIKEYLEAEADPTACDWTCPRCKERSEAQFTQCWNCGYERETPPGR; encoded by the coding sequence ATGAAGACCGTGTACACCGCCGCCGACCCGATCATGGCCGGGTTCATCGAAGGTGTATTGCAGAACGCCGGCATCCAGGCCCACGTGTTGCAGGCCGGGCTCTACGGCGCGGCAGGCGAGATCCCTCCGAACGAATGCTGGGCCCGGGTCGTGGTCGTGCACGAGGAACAGGCCGAGCAGGCGCGTGCGGTGATCAAGGAATACCTGGAAGCCGAGGCGGATCCTACTGCCTGCGACTGGACCTGTCCGCGCTGCAAGGAAAGGAGCGAGGCCCAGTTCACCCAGTGCTGGAACTGCGGCTACGAGCGCGAAACCCCGCCGGGTCGCTAG
- a CDS encoding sulfite oxidase heme-binding subunit YedZ, which yields MPPFVWWLALSAGLLPGAWLAARIGGAFGGLGVNPIERLLADTGTVAMIVLLVALAVTPLRRLTGWAAIGRLRRMLGLLAFAYASTHFVVWFGVDLFFDLLLILDDLTTRPYAMAGFGAWLILLLLALTSTRRAVALLGRNWVRLHRAVYLAGVLAVVHIVWLTRADYRDAMLYTLVLGLLLSLRVVWALNQRRRARGEPARNGVV from the coding sequence GTGCCACCGTTCGTGTGGTGGCTGGCACTGTCGGCCGGCCTGCTGCCAGGCGCGTGGCTTGCCGCCCGGATCGGCGGTGCTTTCGGCGGGCTGGGCGTCAATCCGATCGAACGGCTCCTCGCGGATACGGGCACCGTGGCGATGATCGTGCTGCTGGTGGCGCTGGCGGTGACCCCGCTGCGGCGGCTGACTGGGTGGGCCGCGATCGGCCGGCTGCGGCGCATGCTGGGGCTGCTGGCGTTCGCGTACGCCAGCACGCACTTCGTGGTCTGGTTCGGGGTTGACCTGTTCTTCGACCTGCTGCTGATCCTGGATGACCTGACCACGCGGCCGTATGCGATGGCGGGATTCGGTGCCTGGCTGATCCTGCTGCTGCTCGCGCTGACCTCGACCCGGCGCGCGGTGGCACTGTTGGGACGCAACTGGGTCCGCCTGCACCGGGCGGTGTATCTGGCCGGGGTACTTGCGGTCGTGCACATCGTCTGGCTGACCCGCGCCGATTACCGTGACGCCATGCTGTACACGCTGGTCCTCGGACTTCTGCTCAGCCTTCGGGTCGTCTGGGCACTGAACCAACGCCGCAGAGCCCGCGGAGAACCCGCGCGAAATGGGGTCGTATGA
- the msrP gene encoding protein-methionine-sulfoxide reductase catalytic subunit MsrP, which yields MLIRTRRRSEANPSEITPREVYQRRRDFLRGGLALGAGLVLPAAGQGSAALEYTPGSFSTDEKPTPYEDVTTYNNFFELGTGKADPARNAHLLTTEPWTVVVDGACSNPGRYALEDFLRPWELEERIYRLRCVEGWSMVIPWVGFELNRVLRKAEPDGSARYVAFESVLDPDNLPGQRRPVLEWPYTEGLRLDEAKHPLTLLAVGLYGDALPNQNGAPLRLVVPWKYGFKSIKSIVRIRFTEVEPTTAWNLAQPNEYGFYSNVNPDVPHPRWSQRTERRIGELRRRRTLMFNGYGDEVAHLYEGMDLKRYF from the coding sequence ATGCTGATCCGCACCCGTCGTCGATCCGAGGCCAATCCCAGCGAGATCACACCCAGGGAGGTCTATCAGCGCAGACGCGATTTCCTCCGTGGCGGCCTCGCCCTCGGCGCCGGGCTCGTTCTGCCTGCGGCGGGGCAGGGGAGCGCGGCGCTCGAGTACACGCCCGGATCGTTCTCGACCGACGAGAAACCCACTCCGTACGAGGACGTAACGACCTACAACAACTTCTTCGAACTGGGTACGGGCAAGGCGGACCCGGCGCGCAACGCGCATCTTCTGACGACCGAACCCTGGACAGTCGTGGTCGACGGGGCGTGTTCCAACCCTGGGCGTTACGCGCTCGAAGATTTCCTGCGGCCCTGGGAGCTGGAGGAGCGGATTTATCGCCTGCGCTGCGTCGAGGGCTGGTCGATGGTGATCCCCTGGGTTGGTTTCGAACTGAACCGGGTGCTGAGGAAGGCCGAACCCGACGGCTCGGCGCGCTACGTCGCGTTCGAGTCCGTGCTGGATCCTGACAACCTGCCCGGGCAGCGGCGCCCGGTATTGGAGTGGCCGTATACCGAGGGACTCCGGCTGGACGAGGCAAAGCATCCGCTGACCCTGCTCGCGGTGGGCCTGTACGGCGATGCGCTGCCGAACCAGAACGGTGCACCGCTGCGACTGGTAGTGCCGTGGAAATACGGCTTCAAGAGCATCAAGTCGATCGTTCGTATCCGCTTCACCGAGGTCGAGCCGACGACCGCGTGGAACCTGGCACAGCCGAACGAGTACGGTTTCTACAGCAACGTGAACCCCGATGTCCCGCATCCGCGGTGGTCGCAGCGCACCGAGCGCCGGATCGGCGAATTGCGCCGGCGCCGGACGCTGATGTTCAACGGCTACGGGGACGAGGTCGCGCATCTCTACGAGGGGATGGACCTGAAACGGTATTTCTAG
- a CDS encoding PA3496 family putative envelope integrity protein has protein sequence MSLNDDLNLEYDDDTVDIGAMQRPQTNPLAARRSLERLLEQRALRSRLRDDLDEGGALDDLDW, from the coding sequence ATGAGCCTGAACGACGACCTGAACCTGGAATACGACGACGACACCGTGGACATCGGAGCGATGCAGCGCCCCCAGACGAATCCCTTGGCTGCACGGCGCTCGCTCGAACGCCTGCTCGAACAGCGGGCACTGCGCAGCCGCCTACGCGACGACCTCGACGAGGGCGGTGCGCTGGACGACCTGGACTGGTGA
- a CDS encoding lipocalin-like domain-containing protein, whose translation MRIWLTAGTVVLALTALAALAWMQSRGPTAVPNAAEPSPWAGLSEAADRFPDPPAKWTHRFPEDHGDHPEQFGEYWFFAGRLNGIADNSLGFRLAFYRLALAPDPPARESAWAAHQMYWASLVLEEPSASWAHADERVGRGALGLAGSDELRVWVEDWAAEHDLDCRCFRLRANAGGTQLQLTLWPPPHDAVPIAGIPGLGTDQPGSHGYWWSGWQAEGYIKRDADQHAVEGQALVEHFWGRRLPLAQGQLTLNRLWLELADGSALRCLQLRRRGAGGIPLGQCLWLSSGNEPALLPREALAPTGPSLYDHPLRWTLESPAAALALQAEAAQPRPPPDLLLPGWSGLLQTDGTSGGQPVQGWGWLELGGY comes from the coding sequence GTGCGAATCTGGTTGACAGCCGGGACGGTCGTCCTCGCACTGACCGCATTGGCGGCCTTGGCATGGATGCAATCGCGAGGACCGACCGCGGTACCCAATGCGGCCGAACCCTCGCCCTGGGCGGGCTTGTCCGAGGCTGCTGACCGGTTTCCCGATCCACCGGCCAAGTGGACCCACCGTTTCCCGGAAGATCACGGCGACCATCCCGAGCAGTTTGGCGAGTATTGGTTCTTCGCCGGCCGTCTGAACGGGATCGCTGACAACAGCCTCGGCTTCCGGCTGGCGTTTTACCGGCTCGCATTGGCACCGGACCCACCGGCGCGAGAATCCGCCTGGGCCGCACACCAGATGTACTGGGCAAGCCTCGTTCTGGAGGAGCCAAGCGCGTCGTGGGCGCATGCCGACGAACGCGTCGGCCGAGGCGCACTGGGCCTCGCTGGGTCCGACGAACTGCGCGTCTGGGTGGAAGACTGGGCGGCGGAGCACGACTTGGACTGCCGATGCTTTCGCCTGCGTGCCAATGCTGGCGGCACGCAGCTTCAACTCACGCTGTGGCCACCACCACACGACGCCGTTCCGATTGCCGGCATTCCCGGACTCGGCACCGACCAGCCCGGCAGCCACGGATACTGGTGGTCCGGATGGCAGGCCGAAGGCTACATCAAGCGTGACGCAGACCAGCATGCTGTCGAAGGCCAGGCGCTGGTAGAGCACTTCTGGGGCCGCCGCCTTCCGCTTGCGCAGGGGCAGTTGACCCTGAATCGGCTCTGGCTGGAACTGGCAGACGGTTCAGCCCTGCGCTGTCTGCAACTGCGCCGCCGGGGAGCAGGCGGGATTCCGCTCGGCCAGTGCCTGTGGCTGTCGTCTGGGAATGAACCGGCGCTGCTGCCGCGTGAAGCGTTGGCGCCTACGGGCCCCAGCTTGTACGACCATCCGCTTCGTTGGACACTGGAGTCCCCCGCGGCGGCCCTGGCCCTGCAGGCCGAGGCCGCTCAGCCGAGGCCGCCGCCCGACTTGCTGCTGCCAGGCTGGAGCGGCCTGCTGCAGACCGATGGAACGAGCGGCGGTCAGCCGGTACAGGGCTGGGGCTGGCTGGAGCTCGGCGGATACTGA
- a CDS encoding c-type cytochrome — protein MNTTDWKILVFLGLASFAVLACGSDAPKPPAVTIAEPGPIPASAQRPGDPDAGYHTLVNRGYVSCGIPVEAFQASPAPTEPGHSLPGREGLNAELPHAFNATVNADGVELVVSNCLTCHAADFEGELVVGLGNAFLDFTSDPAVWAEAFGAFVDDGPAAAAWAKWADRVGAIAPYMITNTVGVNPAPNLTMALIAHRDPDTLAWNDEPRLAPPPREPLPTKVPPWWRMQHKHAMFHHGAGRGDHVRFMMMKSLVCTDDLEEAREIDRWFADVRAFIASLEPPEFPFEIDRTLAKTGSAVFERHCAACHGTYDDSPTYPNLIVDLETVGTDPAYARQAVEADRFLSWFNGSFYGQGAEAKPALGYVAPPLDGVWATAPYLHNGSVPSITALFDSDSRPTFWRLQTDPPVYDPKTLGWRYQELPHGKDGAADPKEAKAIYDTTRHGYGNAGHRFGDSLDPDERRALIEYLKTL, from the coding sequence GTGAACACGACCGACTGGAAAATACTCGTATTCCTGGGCCTCGCTTCCTTCGCGGTCCTCGCCTGCGGCAGCGACGCACCGAAACCGCCCGCCGTGACGATCGCCGAGCCGGGGCCGATTCCGGCGAGCGCGCAACGCCCCGGCGATCCCGATGCCGGCTATCACACGCTGGTCAATCGCGGCTACGTCAGTTGCGGCATCCCGGTCGAAGCCTTCCAGGCCAGCCCGGCGCCGACAGAGCCGGGCCATTCCCTTCCAGGACGCGAGGGCCTTAACGCGGAGCTGCCCCATGCGTTCAACGCCACGGTCAATGCGGACGGGGTCGAACTGGTAGTGAGCAACTGCCTAACCTGCCACGCGGCCGACTTCGAGGGCGAGCTGGTGGTCGGGCTGGGCAATGCGTTCCTCGACTTCACCAGCGACCCCGCGGTTTGGGCCGAAGCCTTCGGCGCCTTTGTCGACGATGGGCCGGCCGCGGCAGCCTGGGCGAAATGGGCCGACCGAGTCGGCGCGATTGCGCCCTACATGATTACCAACACCGTAGGCGTGAATCCGGCTCCCAACCTCACCATGGCACTGATCGCGCACCGGGACCCGGATACCCTCGCCTGGAATGACGAGCCGCGGCTCGCGCCGCCCCCACGGGAACCGCTGCCAACCAAGGTTCCCCCTTGGTGGCGCATGCAGCATAAACATGCGATGTTCCACCACGGCGCGGGCCGCGGCGACCACGTTCGCTTCATGATGATGAAGTCGCTGGTCTGCACCGACGACCTGGAGGAGGCACGCGAGATCGACCGGTGGTTTGCCGACGTGCGGGCGTTCATCGCCAGCCTCGAGCCACCGGAGTTCCCTTTCGAAATCGACCGAACACTCGCCAAGACCGGTAGCGCCGTGTTCGAACGGCATTGCGCTGCCTGCCACGGAACCTACGACGACTCGCCGACCTACCCAAATCTCATCGTCGACCTGGAAACCGTCGGCACCGATCCGGCCTACGCCCGCCAGGCTGTCGAGGCAGATCGTTTCCTGAGCTGGTTCAACGGGTCCTTCTATGGGCAGGGTGCCGAAGCCAAACCGGCTCTGGGATACGTCGCCCCGCCGCTCGACGGGGTTTGGGCCACCGCCCCGTACCTGCACAACGGGTCGGTTCCCAGCATCACCGCGCTGTTCGACAGCGACAGCCGGCCCACCTTCTGGCGCCTGCAGACCGATCCCCCGGTCTACGATCCGAAAACGCTGGGCTGGCGATACCAGGAGTTGCCGCATGGCAAGGACGGCGCCGCCGATCCGAAGGAAGCGAAAGCCATCTACGACACGACCCGGCACGGCTATGGCAACGCGGGACACCGGTTCGGTGACTCGCTAGACCCTGACGAGCGCCGCGCGCTGATCGAATACCTGAAGACGTTATAG